The Nymphaea colorata isolate Beijing-Zhang1983 chromosome 11, ASM883128v2, whole genome shotgun sequence genome includes the window TTGGTGCAAGAGAGTCCCCGGAGCCGGGAATCCGGGACCTGGGTTGGCCGTGGTTTTTGGTGGCCTGGCCTGCAGGAATTGCTGCTGTTTTGAAGACCTTCCCAACCATTTGGGTTCGGTGCAACTGTTCAACCTCTGCAGTACCACTCGCAGTCTTCTTCTCAAACCAATCCAGGAACTTTCAGATACCGACTCTGCTTTAGAAAGAACATAGGACATTTTTTGcccaacaaaaacaataaatgcAGTCgtttttaaatggaaaatttCATTTATGACCCCCAATTTTGAGTTGTAATCTAACAAAAGAAATtctattctatttttttatagtGATGTTTGAATTGAAACCCTAAACTACTGTTGTCTCGTAACGCCCAAGTAAAAAATCTGTCAGATTGAATTGAATGTCAATATTAAGACCTTTTCTATATAAAACTAGCAAGCGATTTCCAACTAGAAGTATAAACAATCTGAAATGAACGTAAGGTTTCTCGTGTGCTCTAACGGGACAAAGTTCCGCTGGTGGGTTTTGCTTAGCGGTTACCACTTGTATGCGTAAATGAGGCTTTCACAAAGAAAAACCGAAACCTAAGCCTCTTTTAGAATTATAGCTAAAATAGAGCCTTACTCCGGGATCCTTTCTAATTCGAAGAAAACGAAGGAACGCTCGCAATCGGCCATCCATCCCAAAATAGAACTGAATTTATTTGCTGTCTATCAATTCAGTTTTTTCCATTCaattttctcccattctctctcCCAATTAAATCGATGATTTTCCTGTGAAGCTGCTGACTTCGACTGTGGCTTCTGCgtgactctctctttctctcatttttccgTTTCTTCTTCCCCATTAACTtcgaagaaaaagaggaaggagaaacggaatttctctctctctcgctcccctCGCCGCGCCCCCACCACTGACGTTTATCTGAAATTTGGAAAGGGCGTCCGTCGGTTGTTCGACGTTTTCTGACCTCCATCTCTGTTGATAGTTGATACCGCGACCTCTTCTAGCATCACAAGGCAGCACTCGACAAATGGTAACCTGCGtgcttttccctcttcctcctggTATAAATATAGGATATTGATCATTATCTCTTGAAGCTAGGCAATACTGGGGGGGGGGTTGCTTGGCAGTGGCACTAATTTAGTTTGCCGATAGTTGGAGAATCTATAGAGGCTTTAAAAAATCCATCATGCGTATATTGGCTTCAGAAATGGGCAAATTGCTGTGTTCTTCTAGTGATAAAAGCATAGGTTGCTGCCCGTTTTCCATTAGTTGATTTTGTTATGCGATATTGCTGACACAGATGTACTAGCAGCTTCACTGCTGTATGAAAATATCCCCAAAAGACAATTTTGTAATCTCAACCACAGAAATCGTCCAACTCTCAGAACATATTACTCCACTACTATGGATGGCTATCTTGATCATCTATTTTCCTCCACTCAATGGGTTGAGATGAATCCAACAGAAAGACAATCCTGGGCTGTCAATCCTGCAGATCCAACAAATGGCTTTCTCGTTGATTCGGTCAGTGCATATCAAGGGCATGAACCGCATGACAAGAACCCTGAATCTAGCTTGGTTTCCGCAAGTCATGTTATAGGGCGCCCATCTTCTCAAGGAATGAATGATATTTCGGGCGACGGTAACTCTTTTACTTCCGAAAATCCATGCCTCAGTCATAACAAAGGGTTCGTGTCCGGTCAGCAATCTTTAGACAAGGACAATCACACACCTTTGCACGGGGAGATCAGGAACAGATTGGTGGGATTTCAGTTGAACGCGGCAAGTCAAACTAGAGGCGCTCATGGCTCATCACATATTCATCCCATTCTCGGAAATTCAGTAGATTCAGCTGGTACTCTTCCTGAGGCAGGTTCCATTGCAAGCAATGGCTGTGATATGTCACGGTATGAAAAGCCATTTGGAGATGCCAATCCTCTTCCTTCTGTTCCGTCTTCTTGGAGCACATCATATGCAGGTGTTTCCAGCTTCCCTGAAATCCTGGGCCAGGGAAACCTGGACGGTTTTAATTTGCATGACGACCTTGTAGAGACTGATGAAGATCTTCTTAAAAAGGCATGCCTTGGCGAGAGTCATCCGTCAGTGAACAACATACCGATTGTATCTGTAAGTTAATAAACGTTCTTTATGGGAATGCATGACTTATCTTTTACATGTGTATCTTCTTTTTATGTGAGATATGTGTTGACAAATTATGCAGGAGAATCAAAGGGTTCAGTTGCCCTCTGTCGCCACTAGGTCGCAAGTTGCATGCTCTCAAACTGTCGTATTCCAACCCCAACACAAAATAGTACGTTTTCTGCTGGCCATCTTAATCTTTAGCCCGAATTTCTTGGTGTGACCATCTTCATCTTACTTGCTACTTGTCTAAATTTTTGTTGTATATCATTGTTCTTAGCCATTACAATCTGGTGAAGTGAATTCCCTAAATCTATCTGGAAATTCTACCTCTATATCTCATTTACAACCCACAACTGCTACTAGTGGAGGTTGCAGCGGAGCTGTAAGAGCACGTGTTAGAGCACGTCGAGGACAGGCAACTGATCCACATAGTATTGCTGAACGAGTAAGTAGGGTTCAATTTGTGGGTGAAATTTCTCTAAATGTAGTACGACTATTTTCATATTAGGAGTCATGTCCTTTTCATTGCTAATTTCTGTGGATAGTCTTTATCTTGGATTATTCTTTTATATGACTTATTTTTAATTGGTTGAAGAGTGTGCTtgttaaaacatgatttaaatgTGCAGCTTCGGAGAGAAAAAATAGCTGAAAGGATGAAGAATTTACAGGAACTTGTCCCAAACTCTAATAAGGTATCTTTGGAGACAAACTTTTGTAGTTGCTTATAATCTGGGTCTGTTGGTATGCTGCTGTGGTTCATGCCTTCAGCCTCCTATTGTTACTGGAACCATTGAACATGTGCTTTCCTTTTGACTTTTTCATAAGGTACAACTTTTTCACCTTGCAACCTCATCTGAGGCTGTGCTTTTCACCTAGGAACTCTAAGCCTAGAACCCATAACAAAACTAGCCTAGGTCTGACCTTCGTTTTCTGCTGGACATGGGCATGGAAGGAGGATTTCCCTgccaatgtgtgtgtgtgtgtgtgtgtgtgtgtgcattttgATAGAAGGAGAGAGTTGTCCATGTTTGAGCTTGTGAACCTCTTGCTTGTTCGAGTTTTATTGTGGTTGTTACTTGGTTTAGCTCACAGTGGCCTATTTCCAATTGTCCAAGACCTCACATCTCAAATCTACCACCCCTTCACTGTCTCTCTTTCCTTGCTGTAGTGCCAACTTCTAGCATGTCAATCAAGATCAACTTACGCAATCTGATGCACCAGCTCTGTACATATTTCTCATAGGAATGAGTTGGCGAATatcatttagttttttttgtgcagtttaTTTTACTAGGCATGATGTTTCCATTGAGAATGTAAACTTTTCCCATCCATGAACtggtgcttttcttttttgcctagATGATTCTTGTATTTGGTCTTTAATCACTCAATGTCCTTTTGCAGACAGACAAGGCATCAATGCTTGATGAAATTATTGAATACGTCAAATTTCTGCAGTTGCAAGTCAAGGTTAAGCCTTATCCGTATTCTcctttgcttttatttttttcatcccTTGTGGATGACAATGCTTATCTGAGGCAGGTACTGAGCATGAGCAGACTTGGTGCAGCAGGAGCAGTTGCCCCTCTTATTACTGATGCTCAATCTCAGGTGCAATATTTGTTTCGGTGCTTCTTTATAGATGGTTTTACTTGTGAAAAGTAAAGACACTTGTTTCAATTTTGATCATTATATGGCTGAGTTTATAcgaaagttttcttttttcctgtatTTTTGATATCTGCACATAATTAATGTCTTTACAACAATAGGAGACCTGCTTTTCTGGCTGCTGCTATTCTTCTTTCTCTAgtacctttttcttgtttttattgtaTCCTTTGATATGAAAGTAAATTGTTTGTCTGGGTAAGGACAACCTTCTCCAACAGGATGACTGGTCCCCAGTGGCGTGACAGACACCCCAACCTGAAAGTTAGCAGTTATCAGGTGACTCTGGTTTCTGCGGTCCTCTGGCCACTCATCAACACTCACAGCCCCATTCTGGCCCACTTTCAGTAGTCTGCTTGATTGACTTGATGAATCCCGGCCTATTGTTCACTTTGGTAATAGTACCTGCTTTCATCCTCACAGAGTacaacgtttttttttttttttttttttttttttttttttttttttttttttttttttttttttgtgtgttgtCAACATGAGATGTGTCCATTTGCCCAGGGGGTTGGATTTATGACCTTCAAGTTGGAGGATAGAAGTTAAAGAGTTGCAGGTGCCTTGGCATAAACTGCTAGAGCATTTGGAATGCCACCTTATTAACAACCGAAAGGAAAAAAGGACTTATATACAAACGACTGCTATTAttataaatgttttatttttccagtGTATGCTTTGAGTTAAACGTGACCTGTACTGTTCCCTGAATTATGATCATGGTTCTTTTGCATCTGTGGCATCTATAATTTTTCTCAATAAATTCTCAGCCtttgtttcattcttctttAAACCAGGGATCCAGCAGTCTTCGACTGTCAGCTTCTCTGGCCCAGACTGCTGAATTACCTGAATCACAGGAAAGTATTGCTTTCGAGCAAGAAGTGGTAAAGCTAATGGAGTCCAACGTAACTTCAGCCATGCAGTATTTGCAAACCAAGGGTCTTTGCCTCATGCCAATTGCCTTAGCCACTGCCATTTCTGGGCGACCACCTAAAACTGACACAAGCAATGGACAGATGCCTATGGCCAGCTATTCATCTTCAGGGACTCTAACATGGCCACCACCGTCTGGTGGCGAGAGCTTGGTGAAGGACATTTTACTTAAGTGTGATAGAGAGGAGAGCACCACCAACAGTTCCAGCGGTGCTCCCACTATTAGTCAGGAAGATGAGTCCAAACCAAAGGTCCAATGATGCTTGTTCTGTCTTATTCCGCCCCTTAAGTTTTGAAATTCTAAGTTTTCTCCTCtcctctttttgtttctctttctatttgcTGGCACTACACCTTTGCAGTTAGAATTAGAAGCTAGATCTCTTTGATAGGGATGCAGTTTGTAGTTTTGTTCTTACGCATCAGTTGTTCATCTGTAGATGCTTATTTACTTGGTTTCTTAGTCTTTTTTGTTCATTCGTAGTCTTTCACGTTGATTGTACAGTCGTCAATGCGAAAAATCAATGAGCAACAGAtcggttttggatctaaatataACATTACTCGATGAAATCTAATTGGGTTTCACCCAAACGTTCACATTTAAATGGATAGTGTACTATATCGGGTGTCCAACTAGCTTGATGACCAATTAAATTTGGCAGGCATAGGCTCTCGTAGCATGGGCACAAGTCCCACGTTTTATGCTGCTGGAAGTGCATCTAAGTCTGTTCACTATGTGATTTCTCATGTTGGAAACAGAAGGTATGCAATTTAGAACGATTAATTTATGTACTCAAAACAGCATTGTTAGTAACAGTAATTTACTGTCTGGTGCAGAGTTTTGGTTGTTATGCATCGGCCTGTATcatgccttttttcttttgtttaagaaataataaatagtattttgaaatatttaagaaatgCTTAATTTTTGAACCCCTTATCAGCCAGCATCATTTAAGTTTGCGGCAAATAACGATTGCACCAGCTAATATGACAAGATGCCACGTTGAAGACACTGCTAAAAATTTATCCAATTATCCAGTTCGTAGTGGATGCAATACCAAAACTCAAAGGAGTTTTATGTGGCTATCGGAGCAAACcaatattaaattaaaatacaGTTAGATACAGGAACAGATTAGCAAAGAGGAAATGAGGGAAATGTTTTGAAGAATGCTGAAGGAAAAGGTGACGGGATCGGGATGAATGGCTTGACGAGGTAGGTAAGCTAATCAAAAGTCAAAGATGCAAAAATTCTCGGGACTTGTCAACGCAGTCGAGAGAGACTTTGTTGCTTGTTCAAATTGCTAGTCCTCCGCCTGACGCAACGCTCCGGTAGCCCGGGACGGCTTGTTCTAATGGTTCAAGGTCCTTGGTGAGCTACATATGAACGCCACTTAAAAGTAATATCacacctctttcttttttctcaacgtttacttcatttgttttcttcccaTCAACTTCAAAAGTCAGATAGCGTGTTTCAGTAATTCAAGTTCCTTAAAGAAGCCCATATATGAACTGCACTCAACATGGCGTAAGAGA containing:
- the LOC116264051 gene encoding transcription factor bHLH49-like, with product MDGYLDHLFSSTQWVEMNPTERQSWAVNPADPTNGFLVDSVSAYQGHEPHDKNPESSLVSASHVIGRPSSQGMNDISGDGNSFTSENPCLSHNKGFVSGQQSLDKDNHTPLHGEIRNRLVGFQLNAASQTRGAHGSSHIHPILGNSVDSAGTLPEAGSIASNGCDMSRYEKPFGDANPLPSVPSSWSTSYAGVSSFPEILGQGNLDGFNLHDDLVETDEDLLKKACLGESHPSVNNIPIVSENQRVQLPSVATRSQVACSQTVVFQPQHKIPLQSGEVNSLNLSGNSTSISHLQPTTATSGGCSGAVRARVRARRGQATDPHSIAERLRREKIAERMKNLQELVPNSNKTDKASMLDEIIEYVKFLQLQVKVLSMSRLGAAGAVAPLITDAQSQGSSSLRLSASLAQTAELPESQESIAFEQEVVKLMESNVTSAMQYLQTKGLCLMPIALATAISGRPPKTDTSNGQMPMASYSSSGTLTWPPPSGGESLVKDILLKCDREESTTNSSSGAPTISQEDESKPKVQ